The Halocalculus aciditolerans genome includes a window with the following:
- a CDS encoding MDR family MFS transporter, which yields MVDVGAMNVCRLWSRAWLYERKHIYSHTDSSGVWPKRTPTCRIESGGVEPMPEAAGGSLDGRLKYVAFAGLGLSMLLGAVDQTIVATALPSIATDLGSLDQVFWVVTAYLITSTAVTPLYGKISDVYGRRRLTQIAIVVFLVGSVLSGVSGSMLQLAVFRGLQGVGAGGLMAMAMAGIGDIFTARERGKYMSYLQLVNGTAIMAGPLFGGFLTDHFTWRWIFYVNLPLSLLALALVQVALDVPVPSENHRIDYEGAGLLVVAVSALVAVASWGGSRYAWTSLPTLGLAAVTVLSTVLFLVQERRTEEPMVSLGLFRNRSVLLITVLSVLLGGVMLGVINYVPVFMKTVLEESGVNTGALLIPFTLGSIGSAVLAGQLMSRLGRYKTLTVAGLLTTMVGCYLLSTMGADVSLLQTAVYMFITGTIGMTGPTLATAIQNAVSGNDIGEVSSLYSFARNLGEALGVSAFGIVFNRHLTAELSDVLPTGVDPSTVSESPQVIQQLSPQLQQQVISALVNAFHDVFLFGVALLGVALVASLALPNLDLKEESGAEQRAAVHDTPVESED from the coding sequence ATGGTCGACGTCGGCGCTATGAACGTATGTCGTTTGTGGTCACGCGCATGGCTCTATGAACGGAAACACATATACAGTCATACGGACAGTAGTGGAGTATGGCCCAAGAGAACGCCGACGTGTCGAATCGAATCGGGAGGTGTCGAACCGATGCCTGAGGCCGCAGGCGGCTCGCTCGACGGTCGTCTGAAGTACGTCGCGTTCGCTGGACTCGGCCTCTCGATGCTCCTCGGTGCAGTCGATCAAACCATCGTCGCGACCGCCCTCCCCTCGATCGCCACTGACCTCGGATCGCTCGACCAAGTCTTCTGGGTCGTTACCGCCTACCTCATCACCTCGACGGCCGTCACACCCCTCTACGGGAAGATATCGGACGTCTACGGTCGTCGCCGACTCACACAGATTGCGATCGTCGTCTTCCTCGTGGGCTCCGTCCTCTCCGGAGTCTCGGGGTCTATGCTCCAGCTCGCCGTCTTCCGCGGTCTCCAAGGCGTCGGGGCCGGCGGACTCATGGCGATGGCGATGGCTGGCATCGGCGACATCTTCACTGCCCGCGAACGCGGCAAGTACATGAGCTACCTCCAGCTCGTCAATGGAACCGCCATCATGGCCGGACCGCTCTTTGGGGGCTTCCTCACCGACCACTTCACGTGGCGGTGGATCTTCTACGTCAACCTCCCGCTCAGCCTCCTCGCGCTCGCACTCGTACAGGTCGCCCTCGACGTTCCCGTGCCCAGCGAGAACCATCGGATCGACTACGAGGGCGCTGGCCTCCTCGTCGTCGCCGTCTCCGCGCTCGTCGCCGTCGCCTCTTGGGGCGGCAGCCGCTACGCGTGGACGTCTCTCCCGACCCTTGGTCTCGCGGCCGTCACCGTCCTCAGTACCGTGCTATTCCTCGTCCAGGAGCGGCGCACCGAGGAACCGATGGTCTCGCTCGGCCTGTTCCGTAACCGATCGGTCCTCCTGATTACCGTGCTCTCGGTGCTCCTCGGCGGCGTTATGCTCGGCGTAATCAACTACGTCCCCGTCTTCATGAAGACGGTCCTCGAGGAGAGTGGCGTGAACACGGGTGCGCTTCTCATCCCGTTTACCCTCGGTTCCATCGGGAGTGCGGTCCTCGCCGGTCAGCTCATGAGCAGGCTCGGACGGTACAAGACACTCACGGTCGCCGGACTGCTCACCACTATGGTCGGTTGCTATCTGCTCTCGACGATGGGAGCAGACGTCAGTTTGCTTCAGACGGCGGTCTATATGTTCATCACCGGAACGATCGGGATGACGGGACCGACGCTTGCGACCGCGATTCAGAACGCGGTGAGCGGGAACGACATCGGCGAGGTGAGTTCGCTCTACTCGTTCGCCCGAAACCTCGGTGAGGCACTCGGCGTCTCCGCGTTCGGTATCGTCTTCAATCGCCATCTCACCGCCGAACTCAGCGACGTACTGCCAACGGGTGTTGACCCGAGCACTGTCTCGGAGAGCCCACAGGTGATCCAGCAGTTATCCCCACAGCTTCAACAACAGGTCATCAGCGCGCTCGTCAACGCGTTCCACGACGTCTTCCTCTTTGGTGTCGCTCTCCTCGGCGTTGCGCTCGTCGCGTCGCTCGCCCTTCCGAACCTCGACCTGAAGGAGGAATCCGGTGCCGAGCAGCGCGCGGCAGTCCACGATACCCCTGTAGAGAGTGAGGACTGA
- a CDS encoding PAS domain S-box protein → MSSTRSRYEAMCEASPDTIILVDADGRITYANDRVSEMFGYDPDDLVGDPVEVLVPEAVRDGHVAKRDAYLDAPETRPMGANLDLTGRRKDGTHFPVEVSLSPIDAGDDLEVMAAVRDRSDRRALRQKYQTILEAAPDPVFITDAVTREIVEVNEQATALLGYDADDLIGAPQTLLHPTGEEDTYNALFERHVAEQHATFTRLPDGSPICAETATGDCIPVEINARVFDLADHRLVAAVFRDVSARRERASQLAALHETTRSLMTADDPDCVARLVADAADSILAYTSTVVRLARDGSLQPVGVTDQAHAEMGDRPTYAATGDTPAGRTYAEQEPRQFDDVRDIDDDYDRGDARSAMYFPLGDHGVLCIVDPTVAAFDYGDVELASILAANTEAALDRLTYEGELERQNERLDNFASVVSHDLRNPLQVARGWLDIAQRDTDAPTDALDRVDAALDRMAAITDDTLTLAQQGRTVADETLVDVADLAASSWSTVDTGDARLHLTDDFRIRGDPDRLRHVLENLFRNSVEHSNTSPHPHSLDDSPDDPPSVTITVGPIDDHPDPQNATEPTDASACTGTSAADTSIRTGHSPSGEPTRTGPSPSDEPTRTGFFVADDGPGIPEGERDRVFEPGQTTAPDGTGFGLAIVKEIADAHGWTVRVTESESGGARFEFTGVTLVDA, encoded by the coding sequence ATGTCCAGCACACGATCCCGCTACGAGGCGATGTGTGAGGCGTCGCCGGACACGATCATCCTCGTCGACGCCGACGGCCGAATCACGTACGCGAACGACCGCGTCAGCGAGATGTTCGGCTACGACCCCGACGACCTCGTCGGCGACCCCGTCGAAGTGCTCGTCCCCGAGGCCGTTCGCGACGGTCACGTCGCTAAACGCGACGCCTACCTCGACGCCCCCGAGACCCGGCCGATGGGCGCGAACCTCGACCTCACCGGCCGCCGGAAAGACGGCACGCACTTCCCCGTCGAGGTCAGCCTCAGCCCCATCGACGCCGGCGACGACCTCGAAGTCATGGCCGCCGTCCGCGACCGCAGCGACCGCCGCGCCCTCCGCCAGAAGTACCAGACCATCCTCGAAGCCGCCCCCGACCCCGTCTTCATCACGGACGCCGTCACCAGAGAAATCGTCGAAGTGAACGAACAGGCGACCGCGCTCCTCGGCTACGACGCCGACGACCTCATCGGCGCACCCCAGACGCTCCTCCACCCGACCGGCGAGGAAGACACCTACAACGCGCTCTTCGAACGCCACGTCGCCGAGCAACACGCCACCTTCACCCGCCTCCCCGACGGCTCGCCTATCTGCGCCGAAACCGCCACCGGCGACTGCATCCCCGTCGAAATCAACGCCCGCGTCTTCGACCTCGCCGACCACCGCCTCGTCGCCGCCGTCTTCCGCGACGTCTCCGCCCGACGCGAACGCGCATCCCAACTCGCCGCGCTCCACGAGACCACGCGCAGCCTGATGACCGCCGACGACCCCGACTGCGTCGCCCGCCTCGTCGCCGACGCCGCCGACTCCATCCTCGCCTACACGAGCACCGTGGTCCGCCTCGCCCGCGACGGCTCCCTCCAACCGGTCGGCGTCACCGACCAAGCCCACGCCGAGATGGGCGACCGCCCCACCTACGCCGCGACCGGCGACACCCCCGCCGGCCGCACCTACGCCGAGCAGGAACCCCGCCAGTTCGACGACGTCCGCGACATCGACGACGACTACGACCGCGGCGACGCCCGCTCCGCGATGTACTTCCCCCTCGGCGACCACGGCGTCCTCTGCATCGTCGACCCCACCGTCGCCGCCTTCGACTACGGCGACGTCGAACTCGCCTCCATCCTCGCCGCGAACACCGAAGCCGCCCTCGACCGCCTCACCTACGAAGGCGAACTCGAACGCCAGAACGAACGCCTCGACAACTTCGCCAGCGTCGTCTCCCACGACCTCCGCAACCCCCTCCAGGTCGCACGGGGCTGGCTCGACATCGCCCAACGCGACACCGACGCCCCCACTGACGCCCTCGACCGGGTCGACGCCGCCCTCGACCGCATGGCCGCCATCACCGACGACACCCTCACCCTCGCCCAACAAGGCCGCACCGTCGCCGACGAAACACTCGTCGACGTCGCCGACCTCGCCGCCAGCTCCTGGAGCACCGTCGACACCGGCGACGCCCGCCTCCACCTCACCGACGACTTCCGCATCCGCGGCGACCCCGACCGCCTCCGCCACGTCCTCGAAAACCTCTTCCGCAACAGCGTCGAGCACAGCAACACATCCCCCCACCCACACTCCCTCGACGACTCTCCCGACGACCCCCCCAGCGTCACCATCACTGTCGGCCCCATCGACGACCACCCCGACCCACAGAACGCAACCGAGCCGACTGACGCATCGGCTTGTACCGGTACCTCGGCGGCTGACACATCGATTCGTACCGGTCACTCGCCGTCTGGCGAACCGACTCGTACCGGTCCCTCGCCGTCTGACGAACCGACTCGTACCGGGTTCTTCGTCGCGGACGACGGCCCCGGCATTCCCGAGGGAGAGCGAGATCGCGTCTTCGAGCCGGGCCAGACGACCGCGCCCGACGGCACCGGGTTCGGCCTCGCCATCGTGAAGGAAATCGCCGACGCCCACGGCTGGACCGTCCGCGTCACCGAGAGCGAATCCGGCGGCGCGCGCTTCGAGTTCACCGGCGTCACGCTCGTCGACGCCTGA
- a CDS encoding alpha/beta hydrolase, protein MRYEQFGADGDPSVVTILGWGNRFRHENVQWLVGRVVDAGYRVHGFELPDVIRDFDAEYRDPVAERVADLDDYRLLTHSTGGLVGEFLDGVEAKVHLSPWWGFHDALDNPVVSLAMRLPIATPILPAGIDREGLGALATDGQLADVPGRAAPTFLREAKRAQERLPAFDAERTSVFYTPADRVVGVDAIERRAPPENRVQYEGGHELFASPARDDHVDAVLAALADGPSALPKS, encoded by the coding sequence ATGCGATACGAGCAGTTCGGCGCGGACGGCGACCCGTCGGTCGTGACGATTCTGGGGTGGGGGAACCGCTTCCGGCACGAGAACGTGCAGTGGCTCGTCGGCCGCGTCGTCGACGCCGGCTACCGCGTGCACGGCTTCGAGCTCCCCGACGTGATTCGGGATTTCGACGCGGAGTACCGCGACCCGGTCGCGGAGCGCGTCGCCGACCTCGACGACTACCGCCTGCTCACGCATTCGACGGGCGGGCTCGTCGGTGAGTTCCTCGACGGCGTCGAAGCGAAAGTCCACCTGAGTCCGTGGTGGGGGTTCCACGACGCGCTCGACAACCCCGTCGTCTCGCTCGCGATGCGACTCCCGATCGCGACGCCGATTCTCCCCGCGGGCATCGACCGCGAGGGCCTCGGCGCGCTGGCGACGGACGGACAGCTCGCGGACGTCCCCGGGCGCGCCGCCCCCACGTTCCTCCGAGAGGCGAAGCGCGCACAGGAACGCCTCCCGGCCTTCGACGCCGAGCGGACGAGCGTCTTCTACACGCCCGCGGACCGCGTCGTCGGCGTCGACGCCATCGAGCGGCGCGCACCGCCCGAGAACCGCGTGCAGTACGAGGGCGGCCACGAGCTCTTCGCGTCCCCCGCCCGCGACGACCACGTCGACGCCGTGCTCGCCGCGCTCGCCGACGGCCCGAGCGCGCTCCCGAAGTCGTAA
- a CDS encoding TetR/AcrR family transcriptional regulator — translation MRNFTEEEREAIREDLLETGREVVGTYGFQKTTVSDITEPVGIAKGTFYHFFDSKSDYFLELISREHDRRFDRIEDELEDVTDATEGLERLFSTWARETEDGFFSEADTEDLMRSYDRQPGRDERDPEYERFVSRLRPILDALRERTDEEFPDLSAGQLGYLLEELETIVHFGDHPHDTEIDGWTGSVLYDLHIPALARGLTAD, via the coding sequence ATGCGAAATTTCACGGAAGAGGAGCGGGAAGCGATCCGGGAAGACCTCCTCGAGACGGGCCGGGAAGTCGTCGGTACCTACGGCTTCCAGAAGACGACGGTCAGCGACATCACGGAACCAGTCGGCATCGCCAAGGGGACGTTCTACCACTTCTTCGACTCGAAGTCCGACTACTTCCTCGAGCTGATCTCCCGCGAACACGACCGGCGCTTCGACCGTATCGAGGACGAACTCGAAGACGTCACTGACGCAACGGAAGGACTGGAACGCCTCTTCTCGACGTGGGCGCGTGAAACGGAGGACGGCTTCTTCTCCGAAGCCGATACGGAGGACCTCATGCGGTCATACGACCGCCAGCCAGGCAGAGACGAACGGGACCCCGAGTACGAGCGCTTCGTCTCCCGACTCCGCCCGATTCTCGACGCGCTCCGCGAACGGACGGACGAAGAATTCCCCGACCTCTCCGCTGGGCAACTGGGTTACCTGCTAGAGGAACTCGAAACGATCGTTCACTTCGGGGACCACCCGCACGACACCGAGATCGACGGCTGGACCGGATCGGTCCTCTACGACCTCCATATCCCGGCGCTCGCGAGAGGACTGACCGCGGACTGA